The following are encoded together in the Microbacterium hatanonis genome:
- the truB gene encoding tRNA pseudouridine(55) synthase TruB gives MPAGGMLLVDKPAGMTSHDVVSRARKARGTRKVGHAGTLDPMATGLLVLGVDAATRLLTFIVGADKTYTATMLLGATTDTDDADGEVVDRASSSDVAAVTDAAIDEGIAALTGAISQVPTTVSAIKVNGRRAYDLAREGVEVELKARDVVVSRFDVIERRREDDRIELDVVVDCSSGTYIRALARDLGAALGIGGHLTALRRTRIGPFSVADAAPLDALAGVPLLSPADAGTTVLGALEVTADEARDLRHGKRLVGAASRLPASPAAAIDPEGALIGVVERRGVDVKSVMNLPTGENA, from the coding sequence ATGCCCGCGGGAGGCATGCTGCTCGTCGACAAGCCGGCGGGCATGACCAGTCACGACGTCGTCTCGCGCGCGCGGAAGGCCCGCGGCACCCGCAAAGTCGGCCACGCCGGCACCCTCGACCCGATGGCGACCGGGCTGCTCGTGCTCGGGGTCGACGCCGCGACGCGCCTGCTCACCTTCATCGTGGGCGCCGACAAGACCTACACGGCCACCATGCTGCTGGGCGCGACGACCGATACCGACGACGCCGACGGCGAGGTCGTCGACCGCGCATCGAGCTCGGACGTCGCCGCGGTGACGGACGCCGCGATCGACGAGGGGATCGCAGCCCTCACCGGCGCGATCTCCCAGGTGCCGACCACGGTGTCGGCGATCAAGGTGAACGGTCGTCGCGCCTACGATCTCGCGCGCGAGGGCGTCGAGGTGGAACTGAAGGCGCGCGACGTCGTCGTGTCGCGGTTCGACGTGATCGAACGCCGTCGCGAAGACGACCGCATCGAGCTCGACGTCGTCGTGGACTGCTCCAGCGGTACGTACATCCGCGCGCTGGCCCGAGACCTGGGCGCGGCGCTCGGCATCGGCGGCCACCTGACCGCCCTGCGGCGCACGCGGATCGGACCGTTCTCGGTGGCGGATGCGGCGCCCCTCGACGCCTTGGCGGGCGTGCCGCTCCTCAGCCCGGCCGACGCGGGCACGACGGTGCTCGGGGCGCTCGAGGTCACCGCCGACGAGGCGCGAGACCTCCGGCACGGCAAACGCCTCGTGGGCGCCGCATCGCGTCTGCCGGCGTCGCCCGCCGCGGCGATCGATCCCGAGGGCGCGCTCATCGGTGTCGTCGAACGACGCGGCGTCGACGTCAAGAGCGTGATGAATCTGCCGACGGGGGAGAACGCATGA
- a CDS encoding bifunctional riboflavin kinase/FAD synthetase, with protein MITFRDPSEVPAGFGPSVVAIGKFDGVHAGHRAVIDRAKVDAAATGAKVVAVTFDRNPLSVLRPDLCPVSLVGVTQKLELLDRAGVDATLMLTFDEQLASLDAEEFVSHVLVGALGVRSVLVGRDFRFGRGGAGDAELLRTMGERFGFVVQIVDDVRAIDSDRRVSSTWIRELLAEGDVAAAGKLLGAAPSVWGEVVHGLKRGRELGYPTANLSPDLEGFIPADGVYAGWLIDQGSADGLRPGTRYPAAISIGVNPTFDDVLVRQVEAYVLDETDLDLYGHLMQVRFVERIRGMVAFDGIEALKVQMADDVERVRAVLGAH; from the coding sequence GTGATCACGTTCCGCGACCCCTCGGAGGTCCCCGCCGGTTTCGGGCCCTCGGTCGTCGCCATCGGCAAGTTCGACGGCGTCCACGCCGGGCATCGTGCCGTCATCGACCGGGCGAAGGTGGATGCTGCGGCCACGGGCGCGAAGGTCGTCGCCGTGACGTTCGATCGCAACCCCCTGAGCGTGCTGCGTCCCGATCTGTGCCCGGTGAGCCTCGTGGGCGTCACCCAGAAGCTCGAGCTCCTCGACCGTGCCGGCGTCGATGCGACCCTCATGCTCACGTTCGACGAGCAGCTGGCGAGTCTCGACGCCGAAGAGTTCGTGAGCCACGTGCTGGTCGGAGCGCTGGGCGTGCGCAGCGTGCTCGTCGGGCGCGACTTCCGGTTCGGACGCGGCGGTGCCGGCGACGCCGAGCTGCTGAGGACGATGGGGGAGCGCTTCGGGTTCGTCGTGCAGATCGTCGACGACGTGCGGGCCATCGACTCCGATCGGCGCGTGTCGTCGACCTGGATCCGAGAACTGCTCGCCGAGGGCGATGTCGCGGCGGCCGGCAAGCTCCTCGGGGCGGCGCCGTCGGTGTGGGGAGAGGTGGTCCACGGCCTCAAGCGAGGCCGCGAGCTCGGCTATCCGACCGCCAACCTCTCGCCCGACCTCGAGGGATTCATCCCCGCCGACGGCGTCTACGCCGGCTGGCTCATCGACCAGGGGTCAGCCGACGGTCTGCGCCCCGGAACCCGGTATCCGGCGGCGATCAGCATCGGCGTCAATCCGACGTTCGACGACGTCCTGGTCCGTCAGGTCGAGGCCTACGTGCTCGACGAGACCGACCTCGACCTGTACGGGCACCTCATGCAGGTGCGCTTCGTCGAGCGCATCCGCGGCATGGTCGCGTTCGACGGCATCGAGGCGCTGAAGGTGCAGATGGCCGACGACGTCGAGCGTGTCCGGGCCGTGCTCGGCGCCCACTGA